A single region of the Nicotiana sylvestris chromosome 6, ASM39365v2, whole genome shotgun sequence genome encodes:
- the LOC138871885 gene encoding uncharacterized protein, translating into MVLQQQYREKGFKKYSELISLLLVAERNNDLLMRNHENRPTGPTPLSEVDEVYSHYAKRGKGRGPIRGRGHGRDRRQGRNFSGVNHPPKKNNHQKWKGKDEKSKANGSETECYCCGGKGHWANICRVPIHLVELYQASLKNKGPEANLVSDNDFEITYLDVSDFFERPDGKIDHLISNGSAVKED; encoded by the coding sequence ATGGTTCTGCAACAGCAGTACAGAGAGAAAGGTTTCAAGAAGTACTCTGAGCTGATTTCTCTTCTCCTTGTGGCTGAGCGAAACAATGACTTGCTCATGAGAAATCACGAAAATCGACCCACTGGGCCTACACCATTGTCTGAAGTGGATGAGGTGTATTCCCATTATGCTAAGCGTGGAAAAGGCCGTGGCCCTATTCgtggtcgtggtcatggccgtgatCGTAGACAAGGAAGAAATTTTTCTGGTGTTAATCACCCCCCAAAGAAAAATAATCACCAAAAGTGGAAAGGAAAAGATGAGAAGTCAAAGGCAAATGGTTCAGAAACTGAATGTTATTGTTGCGGTGGAAAAGGGCATTGGGCAAATATTTGTCGTGTACCAATacatttggttgagctttatcaagcatctctaaAGAATAAAGGCCCTGAAGCCAATCTTGTCTCTGACAATGATTTTGAGATCACCTACTTGGATGTGTCAGACTTCTTTGAGCGCCCTGATGGAAAAATAGATCACTTGATCAGTAATGGATCTGCGGTTAAAGAAGATTGA